The genomic segment CGCCGATATGGCGCGAATCGAATTGATCGAGGGCTGACCGATGGCGATCGATAGAAGCAAGTGTTACTCGTGCGGCAAGGGCGTTGCGTTCGGCAACAACCGCTCCCACGCGAACAACGCCACGCGTCGCACCTGGAAACCCAATCTCCAAGTGGCTCGTGTGCTCGAC from the Gemmatimonadaceae bacterium genome contains:
- the rpmB gene encoding 50S ribosomal protein L28, translating into MAIDRSKCYSCGKGVAFGNNRSHANNATRRTWKPNLQVARVLDENGKTIKVKVCTRCLAAGKIKRAPRGVAAA